ACGCCGTGATGAGATCGGTCTCCTGGGGCATCAATTCAACCGTATGCTGGCCCGCATCCGTCAATTGATTCAGGATATTTACCGGATGGAGGAGCAGAAGAAGGAGGCGGAGCTGCAGGCGCTTCAGAGCCAGATCAATCCGCATTTTATCTATAACACGCTCGAATCCATCCGGATGACGGCGGAGATTAACGATGATACGGACGCGGCTGACATGATCTCCATTCTGGGAAAGCTTCTCCGCTACAGCACCAGTGATCTGTCGGGCTGGACTACAATGAAGCAGGAGCTGCTCTATGTACGTAACTATGTGGAGCTGCTGGGCTGCCGGTATCCCGGGAGATTCGAGCTGACGATTGATGTCCCTGAGGAGCTTGACAGCTATTCCATGATTAAGCTGGTGTTTCAGCCGATCATAGAGAATGCCGCTTATCACGGGCTGGACGATACCAAGCCGCTCATGCATTTGAGCATCACCTGTGAACGAACCGGGCAGAAGCTGCTGTTCCATATCCGGGATGACGGCTGCGGCATGGAGCAGATCACGCTGGATAAGCTCAATCATAGGCTGAGATACGAAGCCCCGCCGAAGGCAAGCATCAATGGCGGTATTGGCATGATCAACGTGCACCAGCGGATACAGCTTCATTATGGACCGGCCTATGGGATTGAGGTGTTCAGCAAGCCGGGCGAGGGTACGGATGTTATTTTATCGCTGCCGCTGCGGGGGACGGTGCAACGTTAATTCAAGGAAAGTTCCACTGAGGGGGAATAGGCTTGAAAAGGATGATTGTATACTTTCGGGTGTATACTTTTCTGCTGCTGATTCTGCTGGTAACCGGCTGTAACAGCTTGGGCGGCAAGGGGCAGGCACCAGCCTTAACGTCTTCTGCCGGAGATGATGAGTCTTCCAGGCTGTCCGGTACCATCGTGATGCTGACGAACCGGATCGACCTGATAGAGAACGGGACCTTTAAGCGCTACGCGGATGAATTCAGGAAGCGGTATCCTGAGGCTAAGGTGGAATTCGAGGGATTGTCCAGCTATGCCACGGATATTCTGGTCCGCTTGTCCACCAAAGATACAGGGGATGTTCTGCTGCTTCCGGTCAATCTGCCTGCGAAGGAGCTGGAGCTGTTCTTTGAGCCTCTGAGTGAGGAGCTGGCGGCAGGGGAGAGATTCACAACCTTCGCCACCTATGACGGCAAGCGGTACGGGCTGTCTACGGGCACCACTACGAGCGGCATCGTGTATAACAAGAAGGCTTTTGCACAAGCGGGGATTGAACGGGTGCCTCAGACGCTGGATGAATTCTACGCTGCCTGTGCCAAGCTGAAGCAGGCGGACATCATCCCGCTGTATATGAACTACGGGGCCGTCTGGCCGCTGCGGGAGTGGGGGAATAATCTGGTTAATTATATGACGGGCAACCCCGATTATCTGAACGATATGGTGCATGAGGACAGTCCCTGGGAGACCGGGAATGAATGGGGGCAGGCGCTGGGCATTGCCAGAACGCTGCTGGCTAAGGGCTATGTCGAGGAGCAGCTTTTCTCGAACAACTGGGAGATCTCCAAGACCAAGCTGGCCAAAGGCGAGGCAGGGATGTATCTGCAGGGGAACTGGACGATCCGGCAG
This region of Paenibacillus sp. FSL K6-1096 genomic DNA includes:
- a CDS encoding ABC transporter substrate-binding protein — translated: MIVYFRVYTFLLLILLVTGCNSLGGKGQAPALTSSAGDDESSRLSGTIVMLTNRIDLIENGTFKRYADEFRKRYPEAKVEFEGLSSYATDILVRLSTKDTGDVLLLPVNLPAKELELFFEPLSEELAAGERFTTFATYDGKRYGLSTGTTTSGIVYNKKAFAQAGIERVPQTLDEFYAACAKLKQADIIPLYMNYGAVWPLREWGNNLVNYMTGNPDYLNDMVHEDSPWETGNEWGQALGIARTLLAKGYVEEQLFSNNWEISKTKLAKGEAGMYLQGNWTIRQIMDAGASPEDIGFFPFPYNNDPAHYAALNPDWFMGVSRFSSHKELAMAWLKFFITETTYAKDWGFLPADDSDGPALEQYSEFLSYDPKLIEATVQSDAFIDMANRAKLSFWSGDYIQDLLAAPDLQKAFDQLNSKWKEARISQQASP